In one Pseudomonas hydrolytica genomic region, the following are encoded:
- a CDS encoding urease subunit beta produces the protein MIPGQYQIADGEIELNAGRRTLTLSVANSGDRPIQVGSHYHFFETNDALIFDRASTRGMRLNIPAGTAVRFEPGQSREVELVDLAGARRVFGFAGRVMGDL, from the coding sequence ATGATTCCCGGCCAATACCAGATTGCCGACGGCGAGATCGAGCTCAATGCCGGCCGCCGCACCCTGACCCTGTCCGTGGCCAACAGTGGCGACCGGCCGATCCAGGTCGGCTCGCACTATCACTTCTTCGAGACCAACGATGCGCTGATCTTCGATCGAGCATCCACGCGAGGTATGCGCCTGAACATCCCCGCCGGCACCGCGGTGCGTTTCGAACCTGGGCAGAGCCGTGAGGTGGAACTGGTCGATCTGGCCGGCGCGCGCCGGGTGTTCGGCTTCGCCGGCCGGGTGATGGGCGATCTTTGA
- a CDS encoding GNAT family N-acetyltransferase, which produces MSYSIVNAGEADLPGILAIYNDAVQHTTAIWNETLVDLADRRAWLAERTAAGFPVLVAHDAAGEVVGYASYGIWRTIEGFRHTVEHSVYVRADQRGQGLGPALMQALIERARVANLHVMVAAIESKNAASIRLHQRLGFITTGQMPQVGRKFGRWLDLTFMQLILE; this is translated from the coding sequence ATGAGTTATTCGATAGTGAATGCCGGCGAAGCCGATCTGCCCGGAATCCTGGCCATCTACAACGACGCCGTGCAGCACACCACGGCGATCTGGAACGAGACCCTGGTGGACCTGGCCGACCGCCGCGCCTGGCTGGCCGAACGCACGGCGGCCGGCTTTCCCGTGCTGGTCGCGCATGACGCCGCCGGCGAGGTAGTCGGCTACGCCAGCTACGGCATCTGGCGCACCATCGAGGGCTTTCGCCACACCGTCGAGCACTCGGTCTACGTACGCGCCGACCAGCGCGGTCAGGGTCTGGGCCCGGCGCTGATGCAGGCGCTGATCGAGCGCGCTCGGGTCGCCAACCTGCACGTCATGGTCGCCGCCATCGAGTCGAAAAATGCCGCCTCGATTCGCCTGCACCAGCGCCTCGGCTTCATCACCACCGGGCAGATGCCCCAGGTCGGCCGCAAGTTCGGGCGCTGGCTGGATCTGACCTTTATGCAATTGATTCTGGAGTGA
- the urtB gene encoding urea ABC transporter permease subunit UrtB, whose protein sequence is MPTAITRILLSLLLWLPLAAQAGEADDFVAANAGKQAKLLQDWAAAPNAERLPLLQALQQGRVGSDADKRAFIEQSGTWQAADGAAKANGTPRKLRLNNRLRGLLGVAMASHQLLADDAAARLAAAKQLQRNTPPALLPLLESRLSIEADETVRDAITLALANLQLEASDPTVRLAAVERLGKTGDPLARTRLQSLLDGEESDAAVRAAAEKSLAQVKNKLLIGELLGQAFSGLSLGSILLLAALGLAITFGLLGVINMAHGEMLMLGAYTTYVVQLSFQRLAPEYLTLYPLAALPIAFLVTACIGMVLERTVIRHLYGRPLETLLATWGISLILIQLVRVTFGAQNVEVANPAWLSGGVQVLPNLVLPYNRIVIIGFALFVVVLTWLLLNKTRLGLNVRAVTQNRNMAACCGVPTGRVDMLAFGLGSGIAGLGGVALSQIGNVGPDLGQSYIIDSFLVVVLGGVGQLAGSVLAAFGLGVVNKFLEPQIGAVLGKILILALIILFIQKRPQGLFALKGRVID, encoded by the coding sequence ATGCCCACTGCCATTACCCGAATTCTCCTGAGCCTGCTGCTGTGGCTGCCCCTGGCGGCGCAGGCTGGCGAGGCCGACGATTTCGTCGCTGCCAACGCCGGCAAGCAGGCCAAGCTGCTGCAGGACTGGGCCGCCGCGCCCAATGCCGAACGCCTGCCACTGCTGCAGGCCCTGCAGCAGGGCCGCGTCGGCAGCGATGCCGACAAGCGAGCCTTCATCGAACAGAGCGGCACCTGGCAGGCCGCCGATGGCGCAGCCAAGGCCAACGGCACGCCGCGCAAACTGCGTCTGAACAACCGTCTGCGCGGCCTGCTGGGCGTGGCCATGGCCAGCCATCAGTTGCTCGCTGACGATGCCGCCGCGCGCCTGGCCGCCGCCAAGCAGTTGCAACGCAATACGCCGCCGGCACTGCTGCCGCTGCTGGAAAGCCGGTTGAGCATCGAAGCCGATGAAACCGTGCGGGACGCCATTACCCTGGCCCTGGCCAACCTGCAGCTGGAGGCCAGCGACCCGACCGTGCGCCTGGCCGCCGTGGAGCGCCTCGGCAAGACCGGCGACCCGCTGGCCCGCACGCGTCTGCAAAGCCTGCTCGATGGCGAGGAAAGCGATGCCGCCGTGCGCGCCGCCGCCGAGAAAAGCCTGGCCCAGGTGAAGAACAAACTGCTGATCGGCGAACTGCTCGGCCAGGCCTTCAGTGGCCTGTCGCTGGGTTCGATCCTGCTGCTCGCCGCCCTGGGTCTGGCCATCACCTTCGGCTTGCTCGGGGTGATCAACATGGCCCACGGCGAGATGCTGATGCTCGGTGCCTACACCACCTATGTGGTGCAGCTGAGCTTCCAGCGCCTGGCCCCCGAATACCTCACGCTCTACCCGCTGGCCGCGCTGCCCATCGCCTTTCTGGTCACCGCCTGCATCGGCATGGTGCTGGAGCGCACGGTGATCCGCCATCTCTACGGCCGCCCGCTGGAAACCCTGCTGGCCACCTGGGGTATCAGCCTGATCCTCATCCAGCTGGTGCGCGTCACCTTCGGCGCGCAGAACGTCGAGGTGGCCAACCCCGCCTGGCTGTCCGGCGGCGTGCAGGTGCTGCCCAACCTGGTGCTGCCGTACAACCGCATCGTCATCATCGGCTTCGCCCTGTTCGTCGTGGTCCTTACATGGCTGCTGCTGAACAAGACGCGCCTGGGCCTGAACGTGCGCGCGGTGACGCAGAACCGCAACATGGCCGCCTGCTGCGGCGTGCCCACCGGGCGCGTGGACATGCTCGCCTTCGGCCTCGGTTCGGGCATCGCCGGCCTCGGCGGCGTGGCGCTGAGCCAGATCGGCAACGTCGGTCCGGACCTGGGTCAGAGCTACATCATCGACTCCTTCCTGGTGGTGGTGCTCGGCGGCGTCGGCCAGTTGGCCGGTAGCGTGCTGGCGGCCTTCGGCCTGGGCGTGGTGAACAAGTTCCTCGAACCGCAGATCGGTGCGGTGCTCGGCAAGATCCTCATCCTCGCGCTGATCATTCTGTTTATTCAGAAACGCCCGCAGGGTCTGTTCGCACTGAAAGGAAGGGTGATCGACTGA
- the ureA gene encoding urease subunit gamma: MDLSPREKDKLLIFTAGLVAERRLARGVKLNYPEAMAYISAALLEGARDGQTVAELMHFGTTLLSREQVMEGVPEMIPEIQIEATFPDGTKLVTVHQPIA; this comes from the coding sequence ATGGATTTGTCACCAAGAGAAAAAGACAAACTGCTGATCTTCACCGCCGGCCTGGTGGCCGAGCGCCGTCTGGCCCGAGGGGTCAAGCTCAACTACCCGGAAGCCATGGCCTATATCTCCGCCGCGCTGCTCGAAGGCGCGCGCGACGGCCAGACCGTCGCCGAGTTGATGCACTTCGGCACCACCCTGCTGAGTCGCGAGCAGGTGATGGAGGGCGTGCCGGAGATGATCCCGGAGATTCAGATCGAAGCCACCTTTCCCGACGGCACCAAGCTGGTGACCGTCCACCAGCCGATTGCGTGA
- the urtE gene encoding urea ABC transporter ATP-binding subunit UrtE, giving the protein MLQVQQLHQYYGGSHILRGLSFDVKVGEVTCLLGRNGVGKTTLLKCLMGLIPAKDGHVQWEGKAITTYKPHQRVHAGIAYVPQGREIFGRLTVEENLLMGLSRFPGSQAKEVPAFIYELFPVLREMKHRRGGDLSGGQQQQLAIGRALASQPRLLILDEPTEGIQPSVIKEIGAVIKKLAARGDMAILLVEQFYDFAAELADQYLVMSRGEIVQQGRGENMEAEGVRGLVAI; this is encoded by the coding sequence ATGCTGCAAGTCCAACAACTCCACCAGTATTACGGCGGCAGCCACATCCTCCGTGGCCTGTCGTTCGACGTGAAGGTCGGCGAGGTCACCTGCCTGCTCGGCCGCAACGGCGTGGGCAAGACTACCCTGCTCAAGTGCCTGATGGGCCTGATCCCGGCCAAGGACGGCCATGTGCAATGGGAAGGCAAGGCCATCACCACCTACAAGCCGCACCAGCGCGTACACGCCGGCATCGCCTACGTGCCCCAGGGCCGCGAGATCTTCGGTCGCCTGACGGTGGAAGAGAACCTGCTGATGGGCCTGTCACGCTTTCCCGGCAGCCAGGCCAAGGAAGTGCCGGCGTTCATCTACGAACTCTTCCCGGTGTTGCGCGAAATGAAGCATCGCCGTGGCGGCGACCTGTCCGGTGGTCAGCAGCAACAGCTGGCCATCGGCCGCGCCCTGGCCAGCCAGCCGCGCCTGTTGATCCTCGACGAACCCACCGAAGGCATCCAGCCCTCGGTGATCAAGGAGATCGGCGCGGTGATCAAGAAGCTCGCCGCCCGTGGCGACATGGCCATCCTGCTGGTGGAGCAGTTCTACGACTTCGCCGCCGAACTGGCCGACCAGTACCTGGTGATGAGCCGCGGCGAGATCGTCCAGCAGGGCCGCGGCGAGAACATGGAAGCCGAGGGCGTACGCGGACTGGTGGCCATCTAG
- the urtC gene encoding urea ABC transporter permease subunit UrtC yields MTMPLNPMPVNKSLLARASAKLGPQVSLAIGLLVLAVLLAMPLLHLLPSDHALHVSAYALTLVGKILCYAIVALALDLVWGYAGMLSLGHGLFFALGGYAMGMYLMRQSAGDGLPAFMSFLAWSELPWYWYGTSSFLWAMCLVVLAPGLLALVFGFFAFRSRIKGVYFSIMTQALTFAGMLLFFRNETGFGGNNGFTGFTRILGFDITAQGTRAALFFATVVLLVGSLYLGFRLARSKFGRVLTALRDAENRLMFCGYDPLGYKLFIWVLSAVLCGLAGALYVPQVGIINPSEMAPTQSIEAAVWVALGGRGTLIGPLLGAGIVNGMKSWFTVAFPEYWLFALGALFIVVTLFLPKGMIGLLKKEKDQ; encoded by the coding sequence ATGACCATGCCACTGAATCCCATGCCTGTTAACAAGAGCCTACTGGCCCGCGCCAGCGCCAAGCTCGGCCCACAGGTTTCGCTGGCCATCGGCCTGCTGGTGCTGGCCGTGCTGCTCGCCATGCCGCTGCTGCACCTGCTGCCGTCCGATCATGCCCTGCACGTCTCTGCCTACGCCCTGACGCTGGTGGGCAAGATCCTCTGCTACGCCATCGTCGCCCTGGCGCTGGACCTGGTCTGGGGCTACGCCGGCATGCTGTCGCTGGGCCACGGCCTGTTCTTCGCCCTCGGCGGTTATGCCATGGGCATGTACCTGATGCGCCAGTCGGCCGGCGACGGGCTGCCGGCCTTTATGAGCTTCCTGGCCTGGAGCGAGCTGCCCTGGTACTGGTACGGCACCTCGAGTTTTCTCTGGGCGATGTGCCTGGTGGTACTGGCGCCCGGCCTGCTGGCCCTGGTGTTCGGTTTCTTCGCCTTCCGCTCGCGGATCAAGGGCGTGTACTTCTCGATCATGACCCAGGCGCTGACCTTTGCCGGCATGCTCTTGTTCTTCCGTAACGAAACCGGCTTCGGCGGCAACAACGGCTTTACCGGTTTCACCCGCATTCTCGGCTTCGACATCACCGCGCAGGGCACCCGTGCCGCGCTGTTCTTCGCCACCGTGGTGCTGCTGGTGGGCAGCCTGTACCTGGGCTTTCGCCTGGCGCGCAGCAAGTTCGGCCGCGTGCTGACCGCCCTGCGTGACGCCGAGAACCGCCTGATGTTCTGCGGCTACGATCCGCTCGGCTACAAGCTGTTTATCTGGGTGCTATCCGCTGTGCTGTGCGGCCTGGCCGGCGCGCTGTACGTGCCCCAGGTGGGCATCATCAACCCCAGCGAGATGGCGCCGACCCAGTCCATCGAAGCCGCCGTGTGGGTCGCCCTCGGTGGTCGTGGCACGCTGATCGGTCCGCTGCTCGGCGCCGGTATCGTCAACGGCATGAAGAGCTGGTTCACCGTGGCCTTCCCCGAGTACTGGCTGTTCGCCCTGGGCGCGCTGTTTATCGTCGTCACCCTCTTTCTACCCAAGGGAATGATCGGCCTGCTGAAGAAGGAGAAGGATCAATGA
- the ureC gene encoding urease subunit alpha: MKISRQAYADMFGPSLGDKVRLADTDLWIEVEKDFTTYGEEVKFGGGKVIRDGMGQGQLCAADVVDTLITNALIIDHWGIVKADVGLKDGRIAAIGKAGNPDIQPDVTIAIGAGTEVIAGEGMILTAGGIDTHIHFICPQQIEEALMSGVTTMIGGGTGPATGTNATTCTSGPWHMARMLQAADAFPMNLGFTGKGNASLPEPLIEQVKAGAIGLKLHEDWGTTPAAIDNCLSVADQYDVQVAIHTDTLNESGFVETTLGAFKGRTIHTYHTEGAGGGHAPDIIKACGFPNVLPSSTNPTRPFTRNTIDEHLDMLMVCHHLDPSIAEDVAFAESRIRRETIAAEDILHDLGAFSMISSDSQAMGRVGEVITRTWQTADKMKKQRGALPEDAPGNDNFRTKRYIAKYTINPAITHGISHEVGSIEVGKWADLVLWRPAFFGVKPTLILKGGAIAASLMGDANASIPTPQPVHYRPMFASYAGSRHATSITFISQAAFDAGMPEQLGLKKKIGVVKGCREVQKTDLIHNGYLPNIEVDPQNYQVRADGQLLWCEPAEVLPMAQRYFLF, from the coding sequence ATGAAGATCAGCAGACAAGCCTATGCCGACATGTTCGGCCCCAGCCTCGGCGACAAGGTGCGCCTGGCCGATACCGACCTGTGGATTGAAGTCGAGAAGGACTTCACCACCTACGGTGAAGAAGTAAAATTCGGCGGCGGCAAGGTGATCCGCGACGGCATGGGCCAGGGCCAGCTGTGCGCCGCCGACGTGGTCGACACCCTGATCACCAACGCCCTGATCATCGACCACTGGGGCATCGTCAAGGCCGACGTCGGCCTCAAGGACGGACGCATCGCCGCCATCGGCAAGGCCGGCAACCCGGATATCCAGCCCGACGTGACCATCGCCATCGGCGCCGGCACCGAGGTGATCGCCGGCGAGGGCATGATCCTTACCGCGGGCGGCATCGACACCCATATCCATTTCATCTGCCCGCAGCAGATCGAAGAGGCGCTGATGAGCGGCGTCACCACCATGATCGGCGGCGGCACGGGACCGGCCACCGGCACCAACGCCACCACCTGCACCTCGGGGCCCTGGCACATGGCGCGCATGCTGCAGGCCGCCGACGCCTTCCCGATGAATCTGGGCTTCACCGGCAAGGGCAACGCCTCGCTGCCGGAGCCCTTGATCGAACAGGTCAAGGCCGGCGCCATCGGCCTGAAGCTGCACGAGGACTGGGGCACCACCCCGGCGGCCATCGACAACTGCCTGAGCGTGGCCGACCAATACGATGTGCAGGTGGCGATCCACACCGACACCCTGAACGAGTCCGGCTTCGTCGAGACCACCCTGGGCGCCTTCAAGGGCCGCACCATCCACACCTACCACACGGAGGGCGCCGGCGGCGGCCATGCGCCGGATATCATCAAGGCCTGCGGCTTCCCCAATGTGCTGCCCAGTTCCACCAACCCGACCCGGCCCTTCACCCGCAACACCATCGACGAGCATCTGGACATGCTGATGGTCTGCCACCACCTCGACCCGAGCATCGCCGAGGACGTGGCCTTCGCCGAGAGCCGTATCCGCCGGGAAACCATTGCGGCAGAAGACATCCTCCACGACCTCGGCGCCTTCTCCATGATCAGTTCCGACAGCCAGGCCATGGGTCGCGTCGGCGAGGTGATCACGCGTACCTGGCAGACCGCCGACAAGATGAAGAAACAGCGCGGCGCCCTGCCCGAGGACGCCCCCGGCAACGACAACTTCCGCACCAAGCGCTATATCGCCAAATACACCATCAACCCGGCGATCACCCATGGCATCAGCCATGAAGTGGGCTCGATCGAAGTGGGCAAGTGGGCGGATCTGGTGCTCTGGCGCCCGGCCTTCTTCGGCGTGAAGCCGACGCTGATCCTCAAGGGCGGGGCGATTGCCGCCAGCCTGATGGGCGATGCCAACGCCTCGATCCCGACACCGCAGCCGGTGCATTACCGGCCGATGTTCGCCAGCTACGCCGGCAGCCGCCATGCCACCAGCATCACCTTCATCAGCCAGGCCGCCTTCGACGCCGGCATGCCCGAGCAGCTGGGTCTGAAGAAGAAGATCGGCGTGGTCAAAGGCTGCCGCGAGGTGCAGAAGACCGACCTGATCCATAACGGCTACCTGCCGAACATCGAGGTCGATCCACAGAACTATCAGGTCAGGGCCGACGGCCAGTTGCTCTGGTGCGAGCCGGCCGAGGTGCTGCCGATGGCGCAGCGGTATTTCCTGTTCTGA
- a CDS encoding isocitrate lyase/PEP mutase family protein: MQRASHHELRSAFRALLASERCYHTASVFDPMSARIAADLDFEVGILGGSVASLQVLGAPDFALITLSEFVEQAARIGRVARLPVIADADHGYGNALNVMRTVVELERAGVAALTIEDTLLPAQFGRKSTDLISIEEGVGKILAALEARVDPELSIIARTHAGVLEVDEVIRRTRAYEAAGADGICLVGVRDFAHLEQIAAGLKVPLMLVTYGNPELRDNQRLARLGVRIVVNGHAAYFAAIKATYDCLREQRGAQPCDLNATELTHKYTMPEDYILWAKEFMEVRE; the protein is encoded by the coding sequence CTGCAACGTGCATCCCACCATGAGCTGCGTAGCGCCTTCAGAGCGCTGCTGGCTTCCGAGCGCTGCTATCACACCGCCTCGGTCTTCGATCCCATGTCCGCCCGTATCGCCGCCGATCTCGACTTCGAGGTCGGCATCCTCGGCGGCTCCGTCGCCTCCCTGCAGGTGCTCGGTGCGCCGGACTTCGCCCTGATCACCCTCAGCGAATTCGTCGAGCAGGCCGCGCGCATCGGCCGCGTCGCCCGCCTGCCGGTGATCGCCGATGCCGACCACGGTTACGGCAACGCGCTCAACGTGATGCGCACCGTGGTCGAGCTGGAACGCGCCGGCGTCGCCGCGCTGACCATTGAAGACACCCTGCTGCCGGCCCAATTCGGTCGCAAGTCCACCGACCTGATCTCCATCGAGGAGGGCGTCGGCAAGATCCTCGCCGCGCTGGAAGCGCGCGTCGACCCGGAGCTTTCCATCATCGCCCGGACCCATGCCGGCGTACTGGAGGTGGACGAGGTGATCCGCCGCACCCGCGCCTACGAGGCGGCCGGGGCCGACGGCATCTGCCTGGTCGGGGTCAGGGACTTCGCCCACCTGGAGCAGATCGCCGCAGGCCTCAAGGTGCCGCTGATGCTGGTCACCTACGGCAACCCCGAGCTGCGCGACAACCAGCGCCTGGCACGCCTGGGCGTGCGCATCGTGGTCAACGGCCATGCGGCCTACTTCGCCGCGATCAAGGCCACCTACGACTGCCTGCGCGAGCAGCGCGGCGCCCAGCCGTGCGACCTCAACGCCACCGAGCTGACCCACAAGTACACCATGCCCGAGGATTACATTCTCTGGGCCAAGGAGTTCATGGAAGTCCGCGAGTAA
- a CDS encoding hemerythrin domain-containing protein, which translates to MTIFEALRISHDIQRELAQKLIATQGDSAERHALFSQLKQELAVHSVAEERHFYIPLMQQDAGVDLSRHAIAEHHQMDEMVEGLEETDPSSPSWLAQAKALAEKVEHHLKEEEHTFFQMAGKLLRDKEKQQLAGDYLNAYDQMKQAS; encoded by the coding sequence ATGACGATTTTCGAAGCCTTGCGCATCAGCCACGACATCCAGCGCGAACTGGCGCAGAAACTGATCGCCACCCAGGGCGACAGCGCCGAGCGCCACGCCTTGTTTTCTCAGCTCAAGCAGGAACTGGCCGTGCATTCGGTGGCCGAAGAACGCCATTTCTATATCCCCCTGATGCAGCAAGATGCTGGTGTGGATCTGTCGCGCCATGCGATTGCCGAGCATCACCAGATGGATGAAATGGTCGAGGGCCTGGAAGAAACCGACCCCAGCAGCCCGAGCTGGCTGGCGCAAGCCAAGGCGCTGGCGGAAAAGGTCGAGCACCATCTCAAGGAAGAAGAACACACCTTCTTCCAGATGGCCGGCAAACTGCTTCGCGACAAGGAGAAGCAGCAACTGGCCGGTGATTACCTGAACGCCTACGACCAGATGAAGCAGGCGTCCTGA
- a CDS encoding DksA/TraR family C4-type zinc finger protein encodes MASGWANDDAVQEQIDSSIEDAIARARSQLPKGESLRHCEECDAVIPEARRQAIPGVRLCVKCQAEHDRENAAYSGYNRRGSKDSQLR; translated from the coding sequence ATGGCAAGTGGTTGGGCGAACGACGACGCGGTACAGGAACAGATCGACAGCAGCATCGAGGACGCCATCGCGCGTGCCCGCAGCCAGCTGCCGAAAGGCGAGAGCCTGCGGCACTGCGAGGAATGCGACGCCGTCATTCCCGAAGCCCGTCGTCAGGCGATTCCCGGCGTGCGCCTGTGCGTAAAGTGCCAGGCCGAGCACGACCGGGAAAACGCCGCCTACAGCGGTTACAACCGCCGCGGCAGCAAGGACAGTCAGCTGCGCTGA
- the urtD gene encoding urea ABC transporter ATP-binding protein UrtD, translating to MRATPLPETMLEAAFDPTGLALDTGKNVGKGVNVRHGTILTLEDINVSFDGFKALTNLTLYIGVGELRCIIGPNGAGKTTMMDVITGKTRPDNGVAYFGEQYDLTSMSEVQIAQAGIGRKFQKPTVFEALTVFENLELAQKTNKSVWASLRARLNGEQKDHIEEVLSTIRLEASRHRPAGLLSHGQKQFLEIGMLLVQEPHLLLLDEPVAGMTDAETEFTAELFKSLARKHSLMVVEHDMGFVGSIADHVTVLHQGSVLAEGSLEQVQNDERVIEVYLGR from the coding sequence ATGAGAGCCACTCCCCTGCCCGAGACCATGCTCGAAGCCGCCTTCGACCCCACCGGCCTGGCGCTGGATACCGGCAAGAACGTCGGCAAGGGCGTCAACGTCCGCCATGGCACCATCCTCACCCTGGAAGACATCAACGTCAGCTTCGATGGCTTCAAGGCGCTGACCAACCTGACCCTGTACATCGGCGTCGGTGAGCTGCGTTGCATCATCGGCCCCAACGGCGCCGGCAAAACCACCATGATGGACGTGATCACCGGCAAGACCCGCCCGGACAACGGCGTCGCCTACTTCGGCGAACAGTACGACCTCACCAGCATGAGCGAGGTGCAGATCGCCCAGGCCGGCATCGGCCGCAAGTTCCAGAAGCCCACGGTGTTCGAAGCGCTGACGGTGTTCGAGAACCTGGAGCTGGCGCAGAAGACCAACAAGTCGGTGTGGGCCAGCCTGCGCGCCAGGCTCAACGGCGAGCAGAAGGATCACATCGAGGAAGTGCTGAGCACCATCCGCCTGGAAGCCTCGCGCCATCGCCCGGCCGGCCTGCTTTCCCACGGCCAGAAGCAGTTCCTCGAGATCGGCATGCTGCTGGTGCAGGAGCCGCACCTGCTGCTGCTCGACGAGCCGGTGGCGGGCATGACCGACGCCGAAACCGAGTTCACCGCCGAGCTGTTCAAGTCCCTGGCACGCAAGCACTCGCTGATGGTGGTCGAGCACGACATGGGCTTCGTCGGCTCCATCGCCGACCACGTCACCGTGCTGCACCAGGGCAGCGTGCTGGCCGAAGGCTCGCTGGAGCAGGTACAGAACGACGAGCGGGTGATCGAGGTTTATCTGGGTCGCTGA
- a CDS encoding urease accessory protein UreD, which yields MNLPAALFTPSWPAELELAYARHGERTTPVRRRHLGPLRVQKHLHAEGPEVCQHIIVHPPGGIAGGDRLDISAHAGERTWVQLTSPGAAKWYRAAGVARQDLRLRVEAGATLEWLPQETIVYAGAQAELHTQIELHGDARLLYWDIVALGRPAADERFASGHFQAALDVRRDGRLLWHERQRVSGGDGLLDSPIGLNGQPVFATLLVSGEVDSDLLERCRELKIEGVRGDLSQLAGLLVARCLASEALKGRAWLIALWRLLRPALLGREAVPPRIWST from the coding sequence ATGAATCTGCCTGCCGCCCTGTTCACGCCCAGCTGGCCCGCCGAGCTGGAGCTGGCTTACGCGCGCCACGGCGAACGCACCACGCCGGTGCGCAGGCGCCATCTTGGCCCTCTCCGGGTGCAGAAACACCTCCACGCCGAGGGGCCGGAGGTGTGCCAGCACATCATCGTCCACCCGCCCGGCGGCATCGCCGGTGGCGACCGCCTGGACATCTCGGCCCATGCCGGCGAACGCACCTGGGTGCAGCTCACCAGCCCCGGCGCAGCCAAGTGGTACCGCGCCGCCGGCGTCGCCCGCCAGGATCTGCGCCTGCGCGTCGAGGCCGGTGCCACCCTGGAATGGCTGCCGCAGGAAACCATCGTCTATGCCGGCGCCCAGGCCGAACTGCACACGCAGATCGAGCTGCACGGCGACGCCCGCCTGCTGTACTGGGATATCGTCGCCCTCGGCCGCCCCGCCGCCGACGAGCGCTTTGCCAGCGGCCACTTTCAGGCCGCGCTGGATGTTCGCCGTGACGGCAGGTTGCTGTGGCACGAGCGCCAGCGCGTGAGCGGCGGCGACGGCCTGCTCGACTCGCCCATCGGCCTGAACGGCCAGCCGGTCTTCGCCACCCTGCTGGTCAGTGGCGAGGTGGACAGTGATTTACTCGAGCGCTGCCGCGAACTGAAGATCGAAGGCGTACGTGGCGATCTCAGCCAGCTCGCGGGCCTGCTGGTCGCCCGCTGTCTGGCCAGCGAAGCACTCAAGGGGCGTGCCTGGCTGATCGCCCTGTGGCGCCTGTTGCGCCCGGCCCTGCTGGGGCGCGAGGCGGTGCCGCCGCGAATCTGGAGTACCTGA